In the genome of Candidatus Schekmanbacteria bacterium, the window AAAATTTTATTATGGATTATTTTGATTGCAGGCGCGCTTTATTATATTGCAGATGTTCTGAAAAAATCATCACCACCACCTGAAGTTGCTGCTACTCCTGTAATTGATAAGATACCCGTACGGATTTATGGTTTTGTTGAACCTGCTGGAAGAGAAGTTTTCGTAAGCCCTCTTGAGACAAGAAGAGTAGAAAAGATTTTTGTAAAAGAAGGAGATTTTGTAAAAAAAGGTCAGGTTCTTTGTATCCTCGAAAATAGTATGGAATTGGCTCGCTTAAATCTTGCAAAAGCGCGTTTAGAAGCTTCGAAAAAATCTCTTGAAATCAACAAAGATGAACTTAAAAGAAGAACCGATCTCTTCAGAAAAAAAATATCAGATGAATATGCTTATACACAGGCGGATTTGAGAAAAAGATTAGCGGAGGAAGAAATAAAAGTTGCGGAAAAAGAAGTGGAGCTTGCAAGAATAGAATATGAACGGCTCAAATTAAAATCTCCTATTGATGGAATAGTGTATAAATTTGATGTAAGAAAGGGGGAAACCCTTTCTAAAGATGACAGTGCAAAGATTATAATTGGCTCACCAAATTTATGGGTGCGCCTTTATGTTGAATCATATTGGATTGACGAAATTAAAAAAGGTATGGAGTTTGATATTTTGAATACAGAAACAAAAGAAAAGATTGGTAAAGGGAAAGTTATTTTTAAATCGCTTTATATGGGTGAAAGAAATTTTAGAACTGAAGACATAAAAGAGCGCCTCGATACAAGGGTGCAGGAGGTTGTCCTTTCCCTCGATACCGATAAAAAAGACATTCCTCTTGGATTGCCGGTGATGGCGGAGTTTATTTCAGAAGATTAAATAATTTTAAGAAAGAAATTTGAAAAAAATAAATAACATCCTGTTTCAATCCATTCTCTCAGGATCGTCTATTCTGCAATGGGGTTTCAGATATTTTTTTGCGTAGTCGTAGAGATAGAGATAGTCCTTCCTTTCCTTCTCATAGGCGAGGACTGTTTTATATTGCTTTATTGCTTCTTCTCGTTTGCCTAAGAAGTCATAAATTAATCCAATTCTCATTTCAATCATAGTGAAAAATTGATTTGTCTTTGAGGTTTTGATCAGTGAAATAATAATGCATTCGGGAAGCGGGCTATGACGATTATCGAGTCTGGCAGAATTTCCTCGGAATTAATAATAAAGCGCGATGCCTGATAGGCAGGCACCACGCCGTAATAGATAATTATTGGACAGGGAATTATAAATCTATCTTTTTAAACATCTCCCCTTTGGCGCCGCAGACAGGACAGGAGTCAGGGGCATTTTTTTCAGCTGTATATCCACAAACAGGACAAACATAATAAGGATATTCTTCCTGCTCGCCTTCCAAATTGTCGAGAAGCTTCTGATACAATTCTGCATGCACCTTTTCGACTTCATTGGCAAAATTGAATGACCTTTCTGCTTCTTTGTTTCCTTCTTCTTTGGCGACCTGAATCATTTCAGGATACATTGATTTGAATTCATGAGTTTCGCCTGCAATTGCCTCTTGTAGATTTTCTTTTGTGCTTTTGATCCCATTGAGCGCCCTTAAATGGTTATGGGCATGGACTGTTTCTGCTTCTGCCGCCGCTAAAAACATTCTTGCGACTTGTGGTTTCCCTTCACTTTTTGCCTTTTCAGCAAAAGCCAAATATTTGCGGTTTGCCTGCGATTCACCTGCAAATGCTGCCTTCAATGCGTCTTCCGATTTACTCATAATAATGACCCTCCATATTATTGATTATGATTTATAAATGGACTAATTTAGTCCTCTTTTATACAGGAATCGTTTAATTTTGTCAAAGAAAATTATCATCTTTTTATAAATAATTCTTTATCACTGGAAGTAAAGAAAAAAAGCAATCACTAAAGTAGTTTTACTTTTTTTGATTTCCAGTGAA includes:
- a CDS encoding biotin/lipoyl-binding protein; the encoded protein is MRKVFKILLWIILIAGALYYIADVLKKSSPPPEVAATPVIDKIPVRIYGFVEPAGREVFVSPLETRRVEKIFVKEGDFVKKGQVLCILENSMELARLNLAKARLEASKKSLEINKDELKRRTDLFRKKISDEYAYTQADLRKRLAEEEIKVAEKEVELARIEYERLKLKSPIDGIVYKFDVRKGETLSKDDSAKIIIGSPNLWVRLYVESYWIDEIKKGMEFDILNTETKEKIGKGKVIFKSLYMGERNFRTEDIKERLDTRVQEVVLSLDTDKKDIPLGLPVMAEFISED
- a CDS encoding rubrerythrin family protein; this translates as MSKSEDALKAAFAGESQANRKYLAFAEKAKSEGKPQVARMFLAAAEAETVHAHNHLRALNGIKSTKENLQEAIAGETHEFKSMYPEMIQVAKEEGNKEAERSFNFANEVEKVHAELYQKLLDNLEGEQEEYPYYVCPVCGYTAEKNAPDSCPVCGAKGEMFKKIDL